One genomic segment of Salvia hispanica cultivar TCC Black 2014 unplaced genomic scaffold, UniMelb_Shisp_WGS_1.0 HiC_scaffold_137, whole genome shotgun sequence includes these proteins:
- the LOC125198326 gene encoding uncharacterized mitochondrial protein AtMg00810-like, which translates to MIITEDDEEEISELRKNLFNEFEMKDLGLLKYFLGIEVLRSKRGIFMNQGKYILDLLAEAGMVECKPADTPIVQNHGQQIREGAKLTDRGRYQRLVGKLIYLSHTRPDISYVVGVVSQFMHSPQEDHWEAALRIVRYLKGTTEHGLLFEKHGHLEIHGFTDADWAGNPNDRRSTTGYFTFVGGNLVTWRSKKQKVIALSSAEAEFRGIKSGLTEILWLKRLMTELSLHSSHPCRMFCDNKAYQKIQSNMIELSTWKWIDTL; encoded by the coding sequence ATGATAATAACAgaggatgatgaagaagagatAAGTGAGCTGCGGAAGAATCTGTTCAATGAGTTCGAGATGAAGGACTTGGGTCTTCTCAAATACTTCTTAGGTATAGAAGTGTTAAGATCCAAACGAGGGATCTTCATGAATCAAGGGAAGTATATACTCGATCTTCTCGCTGAAGCCGGGATGGTTGAATGCAAGCCTGCAGATACTCCGATAGTACAGAATCATGGACAGCAAATACGAGAAGGAGCTAAGCTTACAGACAGGGGGAGATATCAAAGGCTTGTTGGGAAACTTATTTATCTCTCCCACACAAGACCCGACATATCATATGTTGTGGGAGTAGTAAGCCAATTCATGCATTCACCACAGGAGGATCATTGGGAGGCAGCCCTCAGGATAGTTCGATACTTGAAGGGAACTACAGAACATGGACTattgtttgagaaacatgGGCACCTAGAGATACATGGATTTACTGATGCTGATTGGGCCGGTAACCCAAATGACAGAAGATCAACGACGGGCTATTTTACCTTTGTAGGAGGTAATCttgtcacgtggagaagtaaaaaacaaaaggtGATAGCGTTGTCGAGTGCTGAAGCAGAATTCAGGGGAATTAAAAGTGGTTTGACCGAGATACTGTGGCTGAAAAGGCTTATGACAGAGCTAAGTCTTCATTCGTCGCACCCTTGCAGGATGTTCTGCGACAATAAGGCATATCAGAAAATCCAGTCCAACATGATCGAACTAAGCACGTGGAAGTGGATCGACACTTTATAA